The Pseudoalteromonas tunicata genome segment AGTTTTTTTAACATGTCACGACATTGTTCTTGCGAATCAATTTTTTCAAAAATGATGCAAAACTCGTCGCCCCCTAGACGGGCAACTGTATCTGTTTTACGTACGACTTTGGTGAGCCTATTGGCCAATATCTTTAATAATTTGTCTCCTGCTTGATGGCCTAAAGAGTCATTAATTTGCTTAAATTCATCTAAATCAAGAAGTACCATCGCCATTAAATGACCGGTTCGTTGACTGCGAGCCAGGGCTTGGGCAATGCGATCATCCAATACTAAGCGATTTGCAATACCTGTTAATGGATCAATTCGAGCGACTTCACTTAAATGCTGCTGTTGTTTTTTGAGTGCCGTGATGTCTCGAAGCTGTGCGAGGTAAAATAATTTATCGGCTTGGTCAATTTTACAAATACAAATCTCAAAATGACGATCGGTTAACTGTTGGCAATGTTTGAGTTCAAACCAGGTTTGCTGATTGTTAAGACCTAATTGCGTTAGGGCATCATCCATTGATAAATCACGTAAATTTAGTTCGGGTAAAATCTCGGTAATGTCTATTAGTGGTGAGTTAAACAGCGTTTTAACTTCAGTGTTGTAATCTAATACTAACCCTTTGGCATCAAAAGTGAGCAAACCTTGCTGAATATGATCGATAACATTTCTCAGTTTACTCTCGGATGACTTAAGATTTTTAGTCATGCTTAATAAGGATTGCGTGCGCTGATGTGATTGCTCTGAGCGAAATAGCGTATCTGTGATATCAAAAATTTCAATTAAACAATGCAGGGAGTCTTGATAATAAAAGGGTTTAAATTGAATTTGCTGGCAAATTGTGCTGCATTTGTCGGTATCAAATAAAGGGAGTGAATAAGTATTATTAGGTGGAGTGAGCGTCATACTGTCTTGTTGTCTTAAGCAGTTGTCTAGTGTTTGAATAAAATGACAATCTGATTGAAGATTAAAAGTATCTTTAACTGGCTCTCCTTTTGATAAATTTAGTTCAATGCTTGCCCGGCGTTCCAGCCAAGGGTTAAGGTAAACAATCTCAGTGTCTTGATTGACAAGTAAAATACCATGTTGAGCATTTGCGAGGAGGGTATCAAAAAGCGGTGTTGGATTCATCCTTGAATAGCCTATCTTTTATATTATATTTTTTAAATTAAAAGGAAATTATAGTGTTGTTTAGTTTAGATTCAAATTTTTGATTTATCTAAAGTAAAAATTTTTTTAAATATTAGGTTTTTACGACATCCTTGTTTAAACTTTTAATAATGTTAACACGAAATAGGCTATTAAGATGCAAAATGTTGTTATTGATGAGGCCGCACTTACGAGCATGCAAACGTTACTCGGTGAGCACTTTGAAAGTACTTTGTTATTTTGTCATAGTGAGTTTGATAGGTTACATCAGGAACTTGCGGAACACTTTGATACCGACCAAGAAACAGCGGTGCGAAATGCTCACAGTTTAAAATCAAATGCTGCACAGTTTGGTGCTGTTTCTTTGGCCGAAATTGCGCGACAAATTGAACATTTATTAGGTGGCTCTGAGTCAAACCAGGCACGAGTTTATCTAGAGCAATTGGCACCACATATCTCAAGCACTAAAGAAAAAATGACTTCTTGGCTCGTCACTCAATAAAATTGAATATAATTCAGTTTTACCCCCTTTTTATAACGTGTTAGATCGGATAGTCTTAGCCTAATTCAATAGGGGTGGACTATGCCGATCATAAAAAAGAGTAACAAATTAGAGGGTGTGTGTTATGACATACGAGGGCCGGTTTTAAAACAAGCTCGTCGTATGGAAGACGAAGGACAAAAGGTCCTTAAATTAAATATCGGTAACCCTGCAGCCTTTGGTTTTGATATGCCTGAGGATATGCATAAAGACATCATTCGTAATCTTTCCTCAGCACAAGGCTATTGTGATGCAAAGGGCTTGTATTCCGCCCGAGTCGCAATTTATCAGCATTATCAGCAAAAAAACTTTTTTAATTTAGATGTCGATAATATTTATATTGGTAACGGTGTTAGTGAGTTAATTCAACTCAGTACTCAGGCATTACTTAATGATGGTGATGAAGTACTGATCCCTGCACCTGATTACCCACTTTGGACAGCAGCGGTGCGTCTAGCTAGCGGTACGCCAGTTCATTATTTATGTGATGAACAGCAAGACTGGTTCCCTGATATTAATGATATCCGCAGTAAAATTACCAGTAAGACAAAAGCGATAGTCTTGATTAACCCAAACAATCCAACAGGCGCTGTTTACGATGTTGCGATGATCCAAGACCTAATAGGTGTTGCTCGTGAGCATAAGTTATTAATTTTTTCGGATGAAATTTATGAAAAAATTCTTTATGACGGCGTCACTTTTACCTCAGTTGGCAGTTTATGTGATGATTTGCCAATCATTACTTTCAATGGCTTAGCTAAAACCTACCGCGCAGCGGGTTTACGAATGGGCTGGATGGTATTAAGCGGTAAGCTTGCCTCGATGCATGATTATATTCAAGGACTTGATATGTTGGCATCAATGCGCTTGTGCGCAAATGTGCCGGCTCAATATGCGATTCAACAGGCATTAGGTGGTGTTCAATCAATTGATGATTTAATTAGGCCCACAGGGCGTTTATACCAACAACGCGATATTGTGTATCAAGGTTTAAATGCAATTGACGGCATCTCATGTGTTAAACCAAAAGGGGCACTATACGCTTTTGCGAAATTTGATCGTGCGAAGTTTAATGTGCATGATGATGAAAAATTAATCTACGATTTATTGATGCAAGAAAAGATTTTGCTAGTACATGGCCGCGCGTTCAACTGGCCAGAGCCCGATCACTTCCGATTAGTATTTTTACCCCATCAAGATCAACTTAAACCTGCATTAGCCCAAATGGCTCGCTTTTTTGATAACTACAAGCAAGACCGATAGCTAGTTATTGCCAGCCTTACGCATTAAGGCTGGCAAATATTAGTAATAAAAGTTTGATAAATAGTGGGTAAGTGTTCAAGTAACGTAGTTTTACCTTCAACCTCATGCTCAGTTATTTGCGCCTCGAGCATGGTTAAATCATAAGCACTTGCCATTAATTGGCTTTGCATTTGATGGCTGATATGCCAAGGCTCTGAGGCCACCCCGCCTTGATAACGGGCATACGGGCGAAAAAAACCAAAGTCCCCCAAATGTAAATCCAGCCAATGATTAAACGCATAAAAGGGGCCATTCGCTTGGTATTCTTGTTGCTCGAGTTTAAGTTGATACTTTTTATCGACCGCATTTGCATCAAAAATATCAAGGTCGGTGCCCCAATGATGACGGCTTGCACCAGGCAAAGCAGAAAATCGTAAAATTGCATGACAGAGCTCGAGTGTCGACAACTTGCTAATGTCAATTGGTTGCTCAATTGCATCTAAAACGGGGCGGTTCCCTAAAAATTTATTATTCCAAATGAGCCGTTGGCGTTCAAAGTCACGAAAACTCGAGGCTATCGTTAAATCAAAACCTGCATCTTCAGCCGCAGTACAAAGCCGTTGTAAATCACTTTGTATTGCAGGATGAATGAAATGCTGGCCAAACGGCACTAAATGTTCGCGACTTTGCCCAAGTAACTGATGCGATAAACTCACGCCAAAATTTCTCGTAAAATGTGATAATAAATATCGGTGAGTCTCTCAAGATCTTCAATGCTGACACATTCATTCACTTTATGGATGGTTGCATTACAGGGTCCTAATTCAACTACTTGTGCGCCAGTTTGAGCAATGAATCGACCATCTGAAGTGCCACCAGTTGTTTCTAGTGAGGTCTCGATGTGCTGCACTTGCTTGATTGCTTTCACTGTCGCTTCAACTAACGAGCCTTCAGCTGTTAAAAAAGGTAAACCATTAATAATCCAGTTAATATCATAGTCAAAGCCATAATGATCTAAAATTGAGACCACCCGAACTTGTAACTGCTCCACAGTAACTTCCGTACTAAAACGAAAATTAAACTGCACATCAAGCTCGCCCGGAATCACATTACCGGCACCTGTGCCTGCTTGAATATTCGAAATCTGAAAACTAGTTGCAGGGAAAAATGCATTACCCTGATCCCACACGGTTTGGCTGAGCTCAGTCAGAGCAGGGCTTACTAAATGAATTGGATTTTTCGCAAGCTGAGGGTAAGCGACATGGCCTTGGATCCCTTTTACTGTTACAAAACCAGTTAATGAGCCTCGGCGGCCATTTTTAACTACATCGCCAACTTGATGAGTCGATGAAGGTTCACCCACTAAACACAAATCAATTTTTTCGTTACGAGCTTCAAGCACGTCAATGACACGTGTCGTACCATTAATAAAAGGGCCTTCTTCATCTGATGTAATTAAAAAAGCTATAGACCCTTTATGGTCGGGAAAATCAGTGATGAAGCGCTCTGTCGCGACAATCATTGCGGCCAAAGAGCCTTTCATATCGGCAGCCCCTCGACCATGCAGATAACCATCTTGCACAGTGGCTGCAAATGGGTCTAAGTGCCACGCATTTATTGGTCCTGTTGGTACCACATCAGTATGGCCTGCAAAGCAAAAGAGAGGAGACTGCTGCCCTTTTCGAGCCCACATATTTTGGGTATCAACAAAAAACAGCTCTTCAATCGAAAATCCAAGCTTTTTCAAACGCTCAGCCATTAACGTTTGGCAGCCTTCATCTTTTGGTGTCACTGATGGGCGCTGAATGAGTGCTTGGGCAAGTGTAATAACCTCTGATTGACTCATGCAAATATCTCTTGGTATTGATCTGCTTTAAAGCCAAGGTGGTGCACTTGATTGTGTACTAATAATGGTCGTTTTATCATTGCTGGATGCGCTAATAATAAAGCCAGTGCGCTGTCTTTGTTCAAATTCTCTTGTTGCTCTTTTGGTAACTGGCGAAACGTTGTACCACGTGTATTTACAAGTGCTTGCCAACCTAATGCTGTTTCAAAGGTTTGAAGTAATTCAAGGGTGAGCCCTTGTTTACGGTAGTCATGAAACTCAAAGGTAATATTGTGACTTTCAAGCCACTTTTTTGCTTTTTTAATCGTGTCACAGTTGGGGATCCCATACATTATGGTCATAAGAAGTCCTAAATTTGGTTAGCGTTTGTTGCGTGCTGTGATGTGAAATAGAATGTCTTGCGGCGCACGCGCTTGTTGTAAACAATAATAAATGCCACCGAGTTTATCATGATTTAACACGGTGATTGCGGCGAAAATGGGCTGGGGTACGTGTCGAAAGTCAGCATAAAAGAGCGCATCTTGTGCTTTGAACTGCTGTCCTTCTTGCACATAAAAACACAGTCCAGGTAATGGTAAATAGTCAGTTGCAATACTCAACGCAATCATCATTCTGATCCCTTGGCGAGATTTTAAAATGAACTCAGTACCACCAGCGCGAATTTGCTCTACACTGCCATCAAAAGGGGCAAATACTTTATGCCCTGTTAACGTCATGGCAAGTCCACATCCCATAATACCCTGAGAAAAAAGAGCCTCAGGGTGTGAGGTCAGAGGCAGTATTTTTCCTGAGATTGGGCTAAATACGGGTAAACCAATACCGGCTAACTGATTTTGATTTGCGCTAATGACTTGGCGATGAATAACACTCATGGCACGTTAGTAACTCGATAGCCACTTTTGCGTAAGCTACTGACCGCAGATGTAATATCATCTTGTTTAACTAAAATATAATCGGTATCAAAGGTTGAGATTGCAAAAATCGAGATTTTTTCGTTGGCAAGCACACCAGAAATATTTGAAAGGATCCCAGTTAAAGAAAATCCCAAAGGGCCTAATACTTCGAGCGCGGCCCATCCAGTTTCGCACTCATCACTTTGCAACTTGAATGAATCAGGGCAAACAATCGAAAGTTCGTCATAGGTTTTTGCAATAAAGAAAATACTGGCTTGGTAAACTTCATTCGGAATAGGTGTTGATGGATCAAAGCTATGAATCGTGAAGGTTTCATTCATCAACTCGAGAGTTTGTTTTGACATAGTACTTCCTTGAATGACGACTTATCTTATTGTGCGATGATCTGCTGATGCGTGCAAGCCAGATGAGTTAAAAAATAAATTAATTCTAACTAAAGT includes the following:
- the dapE gene encoding succinyl-diaminopimelate desuccinylase, giving the protein MSQSEVITLAQALIQRPSVTPKDEGCQTLMAERLKKLGFSIEELFFVDTQNMWARKGQQSPLFCFAGHTDVVPTGPINAWHLDPFAATVQDGYLHGRGAADMKGSLAAMIVATERFITDFPDHKGSIAFLITSDEEGPFINGTTRVIDVLEARNEKIDLCLVGEPSSTHQVGDVVKNGRRGSLTGFVTVKGIQGHVAYPQLAKNPIHLVSPALTELSQTVWDQGNAFFPATSFQISNIQAGTGAGNVIPGELDVQFNFRFSTEVTVEQLQVRVVSILDHYGFDYDINWIINGLPFLTAEGSLVEATVKAIKQVQHIETSLETTGGTSDGRFIAQTGAQVVELGPCNATIHKVNECVSIEDLERLTDIYYHILREILA
- a CDS encoding Hpt domain-containing protein, which produces MQNVVIDEAALTSMQTLLGEHFESTLLFCHSEFDRLHQELAEHFDTDQETAVRNAHSLKSNAAQFGAVSLAEIARQIEHLLGGSESNQARVYLEQLAPHISSTKEKMTSWLVTQ
- a CDS encoding EAL domain-containing protein, with product MNPTPLFDTLLANAQHGILLVNQDTEIVYLNPWLERRASIELNLSKGEPVKDTFNLQSDCHFIQTLDNCLRQQDSMTLTPPNNTYSLPLFDTDKCSTICQQIQFKPFYYQDSLHCLIEIFDITDTLFRSEQSHQRTQSLLSMTKNLKSSESKLRNVIDHIQQGLLTFDAKGLVLDYNTEVKTLFNSPLIDITEILPELNLRDLSMDDALTQLGLNNQQTWFELKHCQQLTDRHFEICICKIDQADKLFYLAQLRDITALKKQQQHLSEVARIDPLTGIANRLVLDDRIAQALARSQRTGHLMAMVLLDLDEFKQINDSLGHQAGDKLLKILANRLTKVVRKTDTVARLGGDEFCIIFEKIDSQEQCRDMLKKLIIQVEKSTLLSGHAINPKASIGACICRGDIDKQELYKRADAAMYQAKKMTRGSIKIYQHNEEQKRQSTLQIQLEKGLDYTELELYFQPSLSTNDQELVSIEALLRWRFNGKAMLPKQFISLMEQDGCFTQIERWVIHEACRQRKSWLQKELIEDSVTLAVNISQSFFYHPSLIKMLKNELNRFDLAPSMLELDIKEATLLLSSKRAAKIMSDLKELGVKIAIDNFGLGMSSLAILHHHPIDRIKLDKQLFHNNATESLPLIVGIIEAARSLKIDVLAEGIENQTMLEYLQEYKCDAYQGYVIAKPSRSEVFESFLKNTV
- a CDS encoding M15 family metallopeptidase, whose amino-acid sequence is MSLSHQLLGQSREHLVPFGQHFIHPAIQSDLQRLCTAAEDAGFDLTIASSFRDFERQRLIWNNKFLGNRPVLDAIEQPIDISKLSTLELCHAILRFSALPGASRHHWGTDLDIFDANAVDKKYQLKLEQQEYQANGPFYAFNHWLDLHLGDFGFFRPYARYQGGVASEPWHISHQMQSQLMASAYDLTMLEAQITEHEVEGKTTLLEHLPTIYQTFITNICQP
- a CDS encoding pyridoxal phosphate-dependent aminotransferase, with product MPIIKKSNKLEGVCYDIRGPVLKQARRMEDEGQKVLKLNIGNPAAFGFDMPEDMHKDIIRNLSSAQGYCDAKGLYSARVAIYQHYQQKNFFNLDVDNIYIGNGVSELIQLSTQALLNDGDEVLIPAPDYPLWTAAVRLASGTPVHYLCDEQQDWFPDINDIRSKITSKTKAIVLINPNNPTGAVYDVAMIQDLIGVAREHKLLIFSDEIYEKILYDGVTFTSVGSLCDDLPIITFNGLAKTYRAAGLRMGWMVLSGKLASMHDYIQGLDMLASMRLCANVPAQYAIQQALGGVQSIDDLIRPTGRLYQQRDIVYQGLNAIDGISCVKPKGALYAFAKFDRAKFNVHDDEKLIYDLLMQEKILLVHGRAFNWPEPDHFRLVFLPHQDQLKPALAQMARFFDNYKQDR
- a CDS encoding PTS glucose transporter subunit IIA — translated: MSVIHRQVISANQNQLAGIGLPVFSPISGKILPLTSHPEALFSQGIMGCGLAMTLTGHKVFAPFDGSVEQIRAGGTEFILKSRQGIRMMIALSIATDYLPLPGLCFYVQEGQQFKAQDALFYADFRHVPQPIFAAITVLNHDKLGGIYYCLQQARAPQDILFHITARNKR
- a CDS encoding ACT domain-containing protein, producing MSKQTLELMNETFTIHSFDPSTPIPNEVYQASIFFIAKTYDELSIVCPDSFKLQSDECETGWAALEVLGPLGFSLTGILSNISGVLANEKISIFAISTFDTDYILVKQDDITSAVSSLRKSGYRVTNVP
- a CDS encoding ArsC family reductase; translated protein: MTIMYGIPNCDTIKKAKKWLESHNITFEFHDYRKQGLTLELLQTFETALGWQALVNTRGTTFRQLPKEQQENLNKDSALALLLAHPAMIKRPLLVHNQVHHLGFKADQYQEIFA